The following are from one region of the Ananas comosus cultivar F153 linkage group 20, ASM154086v1, whole genome shotgun sequence genome:
- the LOC109725450 gene encoding uncharacterized protein LOC109725450, translating to MEWRKSYLDLILVPLALFFPMLYHVWLWRKVRSRPHETIIGINSAGRRLWVVAMIKDNEKKNILAVQSIRNALMGSTLMGTTSILLCSGLAAVISSTYSVKKPLFNDTVFGAHGEFMISLKYVTLLLFFLFAFLCYSLSIRFLNQVNFLINVTASALSGLDAPAGLSQDYVCDLLEKGFALNTVGNRLFYAALPLLLWIFGPVLAFLCSLIMVPILYNLDVVCVGGKGGSNPVGKAEKTMPV from the exons atggagtggAGAAAGAGCTACTTGGATTTGATTCTTGTGCCCTTGGCGCTCTTCTTCCCCATGCTCTACCATGTTTGGCTTTGGCGAAAGGTCCGATCGCGGCCCCACGAGACCATCATCGGTATCAACTCCGCCGGCCGCCGCCTCTGGGTCGTCGCCATGATCAAG GACAACGAGAAGAAGAACATATTGGCGGTGCAGTCGATCCGGAACGCGCTGATGGGGTCGACGCTGATGGGCACGACGTCGATCCTGCTGTGCTCCGGCCTGGCTGCCGTGATCAGCAGCACGTACAGCGTCAAGAAGCCGCTGTTCAACGACACCGTGTTCGGCGCCCACGGCGAGTTCATGATCTCCCTCAAATACGtcaccctcctcctcttcttcctcttcgccTTCCTCTGCTACTCCCTCTCCATCCGCTTCCTCAACCAGGTCAACTTCCTCATCAACGTCACCGCCAGCGCGCTCTCCGGCCTCGACGCGCCTGCCGGGCTGTCGCAGGACTACGTCTGCGACCTGCTGGAGAAGGGATTCGCTCTCAACACCGTGGGCAACCGGCTGTTCTACGCTgcgctgccgctgctgctgtgGATCTTCGGGCCGGTTTTGGCGTTCTTGTGCTCTCTCATCATGGTGCCGATTCTGTATAATCTTGACGTCGTGTGCGTGGGAGGGAAGGGTGGTTCCAACCCTGTTGGGAAAGCGGAGAAGACGATGCCGGTGTAA